Proteins encoded together in one Neobacillus sp. FSL H8-0543 window:
- a CDS encoding nucleoside transporter C-terminal domain-containing protein, whose protein sequence is MYFLLNALGLLVVLALIFLCSPNKRNVKWKSILTLVVVEFLITWFMLATKIGSWVINKIASFFNWLITCANEGISFVFPSVMANEYVDFFFSALMPIIFIITFFDILTYFGILTWIMDKVGWLISKVSGLPKLESFFSIQMMFLGNTEALAVIRQQLSVLKEQRLLTFGIMSMSSISGSIIGAYLTMVPATYVFVAIPLNCLNALLIANILNPVDVTKEEDIVYVPNKSEKKDFFSTISNSMLVGINMVIVITAMVIGYVALTAAVNGILGFVVNGLTIQKIFAIIFSPFAFLLGLSGEDAMYVAQLMGIKLATNEFVAMMDLKGKINDLAPHTVAVAVTFLTSFANFSTVGMIYGTFNSTLSEEKSTIIGKNVWKLLVSGIGVSLLSAMIVGLFVW, encoded by the coding sequence TTGTATTTTTTGTTAAATGCACTAGGGTTATTGGTTGTTCTTGCACTTATTTTCCTCTGCTCACCCAATAAAAGAAATGTTAAGTGGAAATCGATTTTAACTTTGGTCGTAGTTGAATTCTTGATAACCTGGTTTATGTTAGCAACGAAGATAGGCTCATGGGTAATTAATAAAATTGCCTCGTTCTTTAACTGGTTGATTACTTGTGCAAACGAAGGAATTTCATTTGTATTTCCTTCTGTTATGGCTAACGAGTATGTGGATTTCTTTTTTAGTGCGTTAATGCCAATTATCTTCATTATTACGTTCTTTGATATTCTAACCTACTTTGGAATCTTAACGTGGATTATGGATAAAGTAGGCTGGCTTATTTCAAAGGTTTCGGGATTGCCTAAGCTTGAGAGTTTCTTCTCGATACAGATGATGTTTCTTGGAAACACAGAAGCGCTGGCAGTTATCCGGCAGCAATTATCGGTATTGAAGGAACAAAGGCTGCTAACCTTCGGAATTATGAGTATGAGTAGCATCAGCGGATCGATCATTGGCGCTTATTTAACAATGGTTCCAGCGACATATGTATTTGTTGCTATTCCGTTAAATTGTTTGAACGCGCTACTAATTGCCAATATACTAAATCCTGTTGATGTGACTAAAGAAGAAGACATCGTTTATGTACCAAATAAAAGCGAGAAGAAGGATTTCTTTTCAACCATCTCAAACAGTATGCTTGTTGGAATTAATATGGTCATCGTCATAACGGCCATGGTCATTGGATATGTTGCTTTAACCGCTGCCGTTAATGGCATTTTAGGATTTGTGGTAAATGGTTTGACCATCCAAAAAATATTCGCAATTATTTTTAGCCCATTTGCGTTCTTACTTGGCTTATCTGGAGAAGATGCTATGTATGTTGCTCAATTAATGGGAATTAAGCTAGCAACAAATGAATTTGTTGCGATGATGGATTTAAAGGGGAAAATAAATGATCTTGCCCCTCATACCGTTGCTGTTGCTGTCACTTTCTTAACTTCATTTGCCAATTTTAGTACAGTGGGTATGATTTATGGAACGTTTAATTCAACCCTAAGTGAAGAAAAATCAACCATTATTGGGAAAAATGTTTGGAAGTTATTGGTAAGTGGAATAGGTGTGTCATTATTAAGTGCGATGATTGTTGGATTATTCGTTTGGTAA
- a CDS encoding transposase, producing the protein MAKYSQEFKLIVVKEYQEGKLGYERLAKKYDMKDFSQIRRWVKVHEKYGVEGLKRKKHKERYSVQFKLDVLSFMKRTGSSETDTALQFGLTNTPMVASWKKAFLEGGAEALDRSKGMTAMSDKDKNSKNKQSEEKEMTYEQKLE; encoded by the coding sequence ATGGCTAAATATAGTCAGGAATTTAAGTTAATAGTCGTCAAAGAATATCAAGAAGGAAAATTAGGATATGAACGTTTAGCTAAAAAATACGACATGAAGGACTTTTCACAAATTAGGAGATGGGTAAAAGTACACGAGAAATACGGTGTGGAAGGTTTAAAGAGGAAGAAACATAAGGAAAGATATTCTGTTCAATTTAAGCTAGATGTATTAAGCTTTATGAAAAGAACAGGATCTTCAGAAACTGATACAGCCCTTCAATTTGGGCTAACAAACACTCCTATGGTAGCCTCTTGGAAGAAGGCTTTCCTTGAGGGTGGTGCTGAAGCCCTGGATAGATCGAAAGGGATGACAGCCATGTCTGATAAAGATAAGAACAGTAAAAATAAACAATCCGAAGAGAAAGAAATGACGTATGAACAAAAGTTGGAGTGA